One Catharus ustulatus isolate bCatUst1 chromosome 20, bCatUst1.pri.v2, whole genome shotgun sequence DNA window includes the following coding sequences:
- the TBC1D16 gene encoding TBC1 domain family member 16 isoform X4, with amino-acid sequence MTCSTSSASSLDTSAQFQENNGQTPSTRWDEQQKVFTLEQVCGVFRVDLGQMRSLRLFFSDEACTCGQLVVASRESQYKIFHFHHGGLDKLSEVFQQWKYCTETHLKDQQLSDEKTCMQFSIRRPKLPSSETHPEENSSRRLDVSAWLQHLNDAGQVEEEYKLRKAIFFGGIDISIRGEVWPFLLHYYSYESTSEEREALRLQKRKEYFEIQEKRLSMAPDEQKDFWRQVQFTVDKDVVRTDRSNQFFRGEGNPNVETMRRILLNYAVFNPAIGYSQGMSDLVAPLLAEVLDESDTFWCFVGLMQNTIFISSPRDEDMEKQLLYLRELLRLMHPRFHQHLCALGEDGLQMLFCHRWILLCFKREFPEAEALRMWEACWAHYQTDYFHLFICVAIVVIYGDDVIEQQLATDQMLLHFSNLAMHMNGELVLRKARSLLYQFHLLPRIPCSLHDLCKLCGTGMWDSGFIPAVECSGHHPESESCPYGGLVEESSPKAGSEGKKGLRTRDVFAFRK; translated from the exons ATGACCTgctccaccagctctgcctccagcctggACACCAGTGCCCAGTTCCAGGAGAACAATGGGCAAACACCGAGCACCAGATGGGATGAACAGCAGAAGGTATTCACCCTGGAGCAGGTGTGTGGTGTCTTCAGAGTAGACCTGGGACAAATGAGATCCCTTCGCCTTTTCTTCAG TGATGAGGCCTGCACCTGTGGGCAGCTGGTGGTGGCGAGCAGGGAGAGCCAGTACAAGATCTTCCATTTTCACCACGGTGGCCTGGATAAACTGTCCGAGGTGTTCCAGCAGTGGAAGTACTGCACAGAGACCCATCTCAAGGACCAG cagctctcagatGAGAAAACCTGCATGCAGTTCTCCATCCGCCGGCCCAAGCTGCCCTCGTCAGAGACCCACCCCGAGGAGAACTCGTCCCGGCGCCTGGACGTgtctgcctggctgcagcacctcAACGACGCCGGCCAGGTGGAGGAGGAGTACAAGCTCAGGAAG GCCATTTTCTTTGGTGGGATTGATATTTCCATCCGTGGGGAGGTGTGGCCCTTTCTGCTGCACTACTACAGCTACGAGTCCACCTCTGAAGAGAGGGAGGCACTGAGgctgcagaagaggaaagaataCTTTGAGATCCAGGAGAAAAG GCTGTCCATGGCCCCAGATGAGCAGAAGGATTTCTGGCGCCAGGTGCAGTTCACGGTGGACAAGGATGTGGTGAGGACTGACCGCAGCAACCAGTTCTTCCGAGGGGAGGGCAACCCCAACGTGGAGACCATGAG GAGGATCTTGCTGAACTATGCAGTGTTTAACCCAGCCATTGGATACTCCCAGGGCATGTCTGACCTGGTGGCCCCACTCCTGGCAGAGGTCCTGGATGAGTCAGACACTTTCTGGTGCTTTGTTGGATTGATGCAGAACACCATCTTCATCAGCTCCCCCCGGGATGAGGACATGGAGAAGCAGCTG CTGTACCTGCGTGAGCTGCTGCGGCTGATGCACCCGCGCTTCCACCAGCACCTGTGTGCCCTGGGAGAGGACGGGCTGCAGATGCTCTTCTGCCACCGCTGGATCCTGCTCTGCTTCAAGAGGGAGTTCCCCGAGGCCGAGGCTCTGCGCATGTGGGAGGCCTGCTGGGCTCACTACCAG ACAGACTATTTCCACCTCTTCATCTGCGTGGCCATCGTGGTGATTTATGGGGACGACGTCATCGAGCAGCAGCTGGCCACTGACCAgatgctgctgcatttcagcaaCCTGGCCATGCACATGAACGGGGAGCTCGTACTCAGGAAG GCCAGGAGCCTGCTCTATCAGTTCCACCTGCTGCCCCGCATCCCCTGCAGCCTGCACGACCTCTGCAAGCTGTGTGGGACAGGCATGTGGGACAGCGGCTTCATCCCTGCTGTGGAGTGCTCTGGCCACCACCCAGAGTCCGAGAGCTGCCCCTACGGGGGGCTGGTGGAAGAGTCTTCTCCTAAAGCAGGAAGTGAAGGCAAGAAGGGCCTGAGAACACGGGATGTCTTTGCCTTCCGAAAATAG